One window from the genome of Aminivibrio pyruvatiphilus encodes:
- a CDS encoding YbjQ family protein yields the protein MPKINVPVLTVDSLPGRQYEYLGCVTASCCLSKSIVQDLSSNLKNWTIGGELNQYRAMIDQSVALVMERIAEQAVKTGADMVLGFRLSTTSVSSGAAEVIGYGTAVKLEK from the coding sequence ATGCCGAAAATCAACGTTCCGGTGCTGACCGTGGACAGTCTTCCCGGAAGGCAATACGAATACCTTGGCTGCGTGACTGCGTCCTGCTGCCTCTCGAAGTCCATCGTCCAGGACCTCTCTTCCAACCTGAAAAACTGGACCATCGGCGGCGAGCTGAACCAGTACCGGGCCATGATCGACCAGTCTGTAGCCCTGGTGATGGAACGAATTGCCGAACAGGCGGTGAAAACCGGAGCGGATATGGTGCTCGGGTTCAGGCTCTCCACGACCAGCGTTTCCTCCGGAGCGGCGGAAGTGATCGGGTACGGGACGGCCGTAAAGCTCGAGAAATAA
- a CDS encoding serine hydrolase domain-containing protein, with translation MKRTRWPLSWAVILLLFFLTVPAAASYDATLRTAREFLWKTVTSGGVSCGSVAVMDGGKIIFSDGFGAADRAEGRNADGRTRFNIGSTSKMFAAAAILILADENWLNLDDPVVRHLPEFVMKDPRYRDITIRMLFNHSSGLPGSTFVFGYKADEDPQAILIETLKESTLKHDPGAMGIYCNDGFTLAEMVAERVSGKPFLDFLKEKVFDPLGMKDTGASLGITGGRLAEFYGDDGKKYPREVITVLGAGGLSSTVEDLCRFAGAFIPGGKSFLSPKMLEEILRPQPTPFAASLKGQTILEAFGWDYALLPDYQELGFQMVGKSGGTTFYSTNLQILPSRGLAAAVIFSGHGPAQQATSKILEALLRDKNLPVPGTPRVMAPGRAEPVPAELLAFEGYYVDASRAALFAFEAEKGLLNIRPLPGQASGASPAPLVLEYSGGYFHDFERKEKYYFTEAGNEIFLVMADLPLYGTDIPSFQKISVPDRPNHLAVDMDGTVWLLRNASPFLQSPDFLLVRSSRIAELPGYIDFFGIKKVESADYAAIAATGFRDQSSLHLFRKGNEIRAKVLQFVFSREDTAPAARCEKVVIGAEGENEWRRVEQGAIFSFTKPADGRIIVIAEKEDHPLLFDSITDGGEIFVPEGSYLFFAGRSGDVFEISFR, from the coding sequence TTGAAACGTACGCGTTGGCCTCTATCCTGGGCGGTCATTCTTCTTCTGTTTTTTCTCACGGTGCCTGCGGCGGCCTCCTATGACGCGACACTCCGGACGGCCAGGGAATTTTTGTGGAAGACAGTCACTTCCGGGGGCGTCAGTTGCGGTTCTGTGGCTGTCATGGACGGTGGGAAAATAATCTTTTCCGATGGTTTCGGTGCCGCCGACAGGGCGGAGGGGAGAAACGCCGACGGCAGGACCAGGTTCAACATCGGCTCGACGAGCAAAATGTTCGCCGCCGCCGCGATCCTCATTCTGGCGGATGAAAACTGGCTGAATCTCGACGACCCGGTTGTACGGCATCTGCCTGAATTTGTCATGAAGGATCCGCGGTACAGGGACATCACCATACGGATGCTTTTCAACCATTCATCCGGGCTTCCCGGTTCAACCTTCGTTTTCGGGTACAAGGCCGACGAAGACCCCCAGGCAATATTGATCGAAACTCTCAAAGAGAGCACCCTGAAGCACGATCCCGGCGCCATGGGCATCTACTGCAACGACGGGTTCACCCTGGCCGAGATGGTAGCGGAACGGGTTTCCGGAAAGCCGTTCCTCGATTTTTTAAAAGAGAAGGTTTTTGACCCCCTGGGCATGAAAGATACGGGTGCAAGCCTGGGGATTACCGGAGGAAGGCTTGCGGAATTCTACGGCGACGACGGAAAAAAATACCCCCGCGAAGTAATCACGGTCCTTGGCGCCGGAGGCCTGTCCTCTACCGTGGAGGATTTGTGCCGTTTCGCGGGCGCCTTTATCCCCGGCGGAAAATCTTTCCTTTCTCCCAAAATGCTGGAAGAGATACTCCGTCCCCAGCCGACACCCTTTGCGGCTTCACTGAAGGGACAGACCATCCTCGAAGCCTTCGGCTGGGATTATGCCCTTCTCCCCGATTATCAGGAACTGGGCTTCCAGATGGTGGGCAAAAGCGGAGGGACTACGTTCTATTCCACCAATCTCCAGATTCTTCCTTCCCGGGGTCTTGCGGCAGCTGTCATTTTCTCCGGCCACGGCCCCGCCCAGCAGGCGACTTCGAAAATTCTGGAGGCCCTTCTGAGGGACAAAAACCTCCCGGTGCCGGGCACACCGCGGGTCATGGCTCCTGGTAGGGCTGAACCGGTTCCCGCAGAACTTCTGGCCTTTGAAGGATATTACGTGGACGCTTCCAGGGCGGCGCTTTTCGCCTTCGAAGCGGAAAAGGGGCTGCTCAACATCAGGCCCCTTCCGGGACAGGCCTCAGGGGCCTCCCCCGCTCCCCTTGTCCTCGAATATAGCGGCGGGTATTTTCATGATTTTGAAAGAAAGGAGAAATACTATTTCACTGAGGCCGGAAATGAAATCTTCCTGGTTATGGCGGATCTTCCCCTGTACGGAACGGATATTCCCTCCTTCCAGAAGATCTCTGTCCCGGACAGGCCCAATCACCTTGCCGTCGATATGGACGGCACCGTCTGGCTGCTGCGAAACGCTTCCCCGTTTCTCCAGTCTCCGGATTTTTTGCTCGTCCGGTCATCCAGGATAGCCGAACTGCCGGGGTACATCGATTTCTTCGGAATCAAGAAAGTGGAATCCGCGGACTATGCGGCCATTGCGGCAACCGGGTTCCGGGACCAGTCATCCCTGCACCTGTTCAGGAAGGGGAATGAAATCAGGGCGAAGGTGCTGCAGTTTGTCTTCTCGAGGGAAGATACCGCACCGGCGGCCAGGTGTGAAAAAGTGGTCATAGGGGCGGAAGGGGAAAATGAATGGAGGCGGGTTGAACAGGGGGCAATTTTCTCTTTCACGAAGCCCGCCGATGGCAGGATTATCGTTATTGCAGAAAAAGAGGATCATCCCCTGCTTTTTGACAGCATCACCGACGGGGGGGAAATCTTTGTTCCGGAAGGAAGCTACCTGTTTTTTGCCGGCCGGTCCGGTGATGTTTTTGAAATCAGCTTCAGATAG
- a CDS encoding DUF2703 domain-containing protein, whose protein sequence is MNKLFIRQYVPSGDSGASCAPCAETNSYLVSMIENLSPKLANLNIQPVLQVMEIHAITERNAGKLNYISFFSPEMGIPEEKSIEEVLGVPVSYEECEGCLLPDGTPFKTRTLGVEGREYQALPPGVLTDGLIRVVFSSLGGCSGGSCDSCAGCGQG, encoded by the coding sequence ATGAATAAACTTTTCATACGGCAGTATGTTCCTTCAGGGGATTCCGGGGCTTCCTGCGCTCCCTGCGCAGAAACAAACAGCTACCTTGTTTCCATGATCGAAAATCTTTCGCCCAAGCTGGCGAACCTGAATATACAGCCGGTTCTCCAGGTCATGGAGATCCATGCCATAACGGAGAGAAACGCGGGAAAGCTGAATTACATCTCTTTCTTCTCTCCGGAAATGGGAATCCCCGAGGAAAAAAGCATCGAGGAGGTTCTTGGAGTACCTGTAAGCTATGAAGAGTGTGAAGGGTGCCTGCTCCCCGACGGTACACCCTTCAAGACCAGGACCCTGGGAGTCGAGGGCAGGGAATACCAGGCTCTGCCTCCGGGAGTGCTTACCGATGGGCTGATCCGGGTTGTCTTCTCCTCTCTGGGAGGGTGCTCGGGCGGAAGCTGCGACAGCTGCGCAGGCTGCGGACAGGGCTGA
- the dctP gene encoding TRAP transporter substrate-binding protein DctP codes for MRKVVLCVLLGALFFIPAFFSGCAAAAPEVTLRFAGQFPEGHTATTLMRQVAEEVLAKTGGRVEIRVFPDNELGDYTLVYEELIRGSIDMAAITVPSQFDPRLEIAYINCIVRTFDGARRLFAPDGWLFHKMDELHTRLGVKLLGFQMEGFIGIGSTKPVNEPLNPEVKKGILLRIPNMEVFKLGAEAMGYRTITIPWDEVRGSLQNGFAEGVNGMTPTAAYTMLKGVLKYWYDLRYSMENLNYMISLKTWENLKEEDRAVIAEACSKITALSIYLAEKDQEKHLGLLREAGVEVHTYSREELAPVFSKVSATWERLADKLSAELIEEFIREYAEK; via the coding sequence ATGCGTAAGGTTGTGCTGTGCGTTCTTCTTGGTGCCCTTTTCTTCATTCCGGCCTTCTTCTCCGGCTGCGCGGCAGCGGCGCCGGAAGTGACTCTCCGCTTTGCAGGGCAGTTTCCTGAGGGGCATACCGCTACCACCCTCATGCGGCAGGTAGCGGAGGAAGTGCTGGCAAAAACGGGGGGACGCGTGGAGATCCGGGTCTTTCCCGACAACGAGCTTGGGGATTATACCCTGGTGTACGAGGAACTGATCCGCGGGTCCATCGATATGGCCGCGATTACGGTGCCGAGCCAGTTTGACCCGAGGCTGGAGATCGCCTACATCAACTGTATCGTCCGGACCTTTGACGGGGCAAGGAGGCTTTTTGCCCCTGACGGATGGCTTTTTCACAAGATGGACGAGCTTCATACCCGCCTTGGGGTGAAGCTTCTCGGATTTCAGATGGAAGGGTTCATCGGCATCGGCAGCACGAAGCCGGTGAATGAACCCCTGAATCCGGAGGTCAAGAAAGGTATTTTGCTGCGCATCCCGAACATGGAGGTTTTCAAGCTCGGTGCGGAGGCCATGGGCTACCGGACGATCACCATCCCCTGGGACGAGGTTCGGGGATCCCTCCAGAACGGTTTTGCCGAGGGGGTCAACGGCATGACGCCCACGGCGGCGTACACCATGCTGAAAGGCGTGCTGAAATACTGGTACGATCTCCGGTATTCCATGGAGAATCTGAATTACATGATCAGCCTGAAGACGTGGGAAAATCTGAAGGAAGAAGACCGCGCGGTCATTGCCGAAGCCTGTTCGAAGATAACCGCCCTGAGCATTTATCTGGCTGAAAAGGACCAGGAAAAGCACCTCGGCCTTCTGAGGGAGGCCGGCGTGGAAGTTCATACCTATTCCAGGGAAGAGCTGGCGCCTGTTTTCTCAAAGGTTTCGGCGACGTGGGAGCGGCTGGCCGATAAATTGTCGGCTGAGCTTATCGAAGAGTTTATCAGGGAATACGCCGAGAAGTGA
- the rpoC gene encoding DNA-directed RNA polymerase subunit beta', which translates to MARREILGVRVKLASPERIRELSSGEVKKPETINYRTLRPEKDGLFCERIFGPIKSYECACGKYKRSSPKFKGIICDRCGVEVTDNRVRRERMGHIELAAPVVHVWYLQGIPSRLSLLLGCTIKDLVNVVYFAPTRRREAAYKVVIEGRRIDLARKNDVLSESEVRIHSHYDPKFKAEEAFRIVTVDDVPVNEDDLLSAGQVSRFKTEYGDESFKVETAFTFVTIPDDPSCAVGAVVSASEVERHRKRHGDTFEIERAMAGNQEAFVVIAAVHLPFAKGDVLSESEFRLYSQKFPGRFTAQQEVITVEDPCYVVIEEGISPYAPADIILEREYDLCAAYDKKFRAGIGAEGVQALLEQIDLDQLGAALREEVSESTGQKKRKLIKRLQVAEDFRKSKSAAKSMILEVLPVIPPDLRPMVQLDGGRFATSDFNDLYRRVINRNNRLMIFQDLKAPEIIIRNEKRMLQEAVDALIDNGRMGKAVLGAGNRPLKSLTDLLRGKKGRFRQNPLGKRVDYSGRSVIVIGPQLKIYQCGLPKQMALELFKPFVIRQLVERGLAPNVKSAKRIIERGREEIWGILEEIIKDHPVMLNRAPTLHRLGIQAFEPVLMEGKAIRLHPMVCTAFNADFDGDQMAVHVPLSIEAQAEARLLMLSANNLLSPASGRPVMTPTQDIVLGIYYLTDMKDETAGEELPHFTDLDDVLVAFNHGAVKVDGRVKLKNSPEWGGEGNWIITSPGRVIFNSILPEGLRFVNRQLGKKDLGAILDRAYDMVNRVAMVKMLDDIKMLGYRWATRSGISFGVQSIIIPPEKMELTRQAMEEDEELKSEYNMSILTQDEYLFQKESLWSEKSRSIADSIVDHMDRVNPIRMMSDSGARGSRSQMGQMAGIRGLMSDPSGRIIDYPITANFREGMNMFEYFIVAATTRRVIADTALRTAKSGYLTRRLVDVAQDLIITDHDCGTDHGICIEPLKQDGKVMIPLSERIYGRTALDDIADPATGTVIASKGECISVETAEKIEKAGIESVWVRSPLTCGLRHGVCQVCYGMDLATRKEVPMGEAVGVVAAQSIGEPGTQLTMRTFHTGGVRLTGEDITQGLPRIEQLFEVRRPKKVAYLAGVDGRVSEVRVMEGKRKVIITSGNGESEEKTTYNIPISQNLLIKEGDEVRKSDKITEGNVDPQQMLEVEGIEAVQRALVDEIQEVYRSQGVSINNKHIEVILRKVAPVNRVKITEEGDTSFVAGDLVWTDDIDAEMAQIVKENEDNITEAVRIFSGRILRDVASQKLNEAVTRYIGVPLDEEAIRTILRPGMMISSVVVDDEEGVPVTLIVGEAAFRKQMEGMDLITPFTSSDGKEISAGTHLTLGQLGIITADDPTPLLVRDGEILEKLADGVYLAENIIVDDELIAKADRVFTAKDAARCRELNVPSIVLWHTVERVNIPDKLEESLKDKWGKPLTQAIDRDGDAIADIPQLVDASIIKGILDGSVSAIEIDGSIFSRDRFLRDLLSAKIYGKVLLESVTDRKGHVLAEAGTEVNQAVIDALADCPDLLEVVVRPIGAPRKDEKKIIQRVTFVRKLREGPKVKPFVHGITKAALATDSFLSAASFQQTAQVLAGAAVKGEIDPLEGLKENVIIGHLIPAGTGVERFRAIRVGQARALAEKAAGAGVEFFQNIKMIQMTPILRRPEEKKNPENSPISFTEEYYQDMPKASFENKKAGYPVSGSDVNPYQHFSDEEKYDEIVPMPYGSQHKEIEVTLGEKHNIADEEAHFYYAAESKRPAPETGLQEKMDENKDDSNSFQEHAQHDRPAFRPGGEDSDERVQLVSTPPDHVFSEGNGDETARDDETRKKANVKILKRVTLIILFFVVMLLGWLMLHGNVRTQGDRSRKGQGETPFFFSQKSEVYAADLEIIGYLSMGRKNGNRSFFIKQS; encoded by the coding sequence TTGGCCCGAAGGGAAATACTCGGGGTGCGGGTCAAGCTCGCAAGCCCGGAAAGAATACGGGAACTCTCCAGCGGAGAGGTGAAGAAGCCCGAGACCATCAATTACCGGACCCTCCGGCCTGAAAAGGACGGACTCTTCTGCGAGCGCATCTTCGGCCCCATCAAGAGCTATGAGTGCGCCTGCGGAAAATACAAGCGCAGCAGCCCCAAGTTCAAGGGGATCATCTGCGACCGCTGCGGCGTGGAAGTCACCGACAACCGGGTCCGCCGGGAGCGCATGGGCCATATCGAGCTTGCCGCGCCGGTGGTGCACGTCTGGTACCTCCAGGGCATCCCGAGCAGGCTCAGCCTGCTGCTGGGCTGCACCATCAAGGACCTGGTGAATGTGGTCTACTTCGCCCCCACCCGCCGGCGGGAGGCCGCCTACAAGGTGGTCATTGAGGGACGGCGGATCGACCTTGCCCGGAAGAACGACGTGCTCTCCGAGAGCGAGGTCCGCATCCACAGCCACTACGATCCCAAGTTCAAGGCCGAGGAAGCCTTCCGCATCGTCACCGTGGACGACGTCCCCGTGAACGAGGACGACCTTCTCTCCGCGGGGCAGGTCTCCCGGTTCAAGACGGAGTACGGCGACGAGAGCTTCAAGGTGGAGACCGCCTTCACCTTCGTCACCATTCCCGATGACCCTTCCTGCGCTGTAGGTGCCGTGGTATCAGCGTCTGAAGTTGAGCGTCACCGGAAGCGCCACGGCGACACCTTTGAAATCGAACGGGCCATGGCCGGAAACCAGGAGGCCTTCGTGGTCATCGCCGCCGTCCACCTTCCCTTTGCAAAGGGCGACGTCCTCTCCGAGAGCGAGTTCCGGCTCTACAGCCAGAAATTCCCCGGGAGGTTCACCGCCCAGCAGGAAGTCATCACCGTGGAGGACCCCTGCTACGTTGTCATCGAGGAGGGCATCTCCCCCTACGCTCCCGCCGACATCATCCTCGAGAGGGAGTATGACCTCTGCGCCGCCTACGACAAGAAATTCCGGGCGGGCATCGGAGCCGAGGGCGTCCAGGCCCTGCTGGAGCAGATCGATCTCGACCAGCTCGGCGCGGCCCTCCGGGAAGAAGTCTCCGAAAGCACCGGCCAGAAGAAACGGAAGCTCATCAAGCGCCTCCAGGTGGCGGAGGACTTCCGGAAGAGCAAATCCGCGGCCAAGTCCATGATCCTCGAAGTGCTGCCGGTCATCCCGCCCGACCTGCGCCCCATGGTGCAGCTCGATGGCGGCCGGTTCGCCACGTCGGACTTCAACGACCTGTACCGGAGGGTCATCAACCGGAACAATCGGCTTATGATTTTTCAGGATCTCAAGGCTCCGGAGATCATCATCCGCAACGAAAAGCGCATGCTCCAGGAAGCCGTTGACGCCCTCATCGACAACGGCCGCATGGGCAAGGCCGTGCTGGGCGCCGGAAACCGGCCCCTCAAGAGCCTCACCGACCTGCTCCGGGGCAAGAAGGGGCGCTTCCGGCAGAACCCCCTCGGAAAGCGGGTCGACTATTCCGGCCGCTCGGTCATCGTCATCGGCCCCCAGCTCAAGATCTACCAGTGCGGCCTGCCGAAGCAGATGGCCCTCGAGCTTTTCAAGCCCTTCGTCATCCGCCAGCTCGTGGAGCGGGGCCTCGCCCCCAACGTGAAGAGCGCCAAGCGTATCATCGAGCGTGGCCGGGAAGAGATCTGGGGCATCCTCGAAGAGATCATCAAGGACCACCCCGTCATGCTGAACCGGGCCCCCACGCTCCACAGGCTCGGCATCCAGGCCTTCGAACCCGTGCTCATGGAGGGCAAGGCCATCCGCCTGCACCCCATGGTATGCACCGCCTTCAACGCCGACTTCGACGGAGACCAGATGGCCGTTCATGTGCCCCTGTCCATCGAGGCCCAGGCGGAGGCGAGGCTGCTCATGCTCTCGGCGAACAACCTGCTCTCCCCGGCGAGCGGCCGCCCCGTCATGACGCCCACCCAGGACATCGTCCTGGGCATCTACTACCTGACGGACATGAAGGACGAAACGGCAGGGGAAGAATTGCCCCATTTCACCGACCTTGACGACGTGCTCGTGGCGTTCAACCACGGCGCGGTGAAGGTGGACGGCCGGGTCAAGCTGAAAAACAGCCCCGAGTGGGGAGGGGAAGGGAACTGGATCATCACCTCCCCCGGCCGGGTCATCTTCAACAGCATCCTTCCCGAGGGACTGCGGTTCGTCAACCGACAGCTCGGAAAGAAGGACCTCGGCGCCATCCTCGACCGGGCCTACGACATGGTGAACCGGGTGGCCATGGTGAAGATGCTCGACGACATCAAGATGCTGGGCTACCGGTGGGCCACCCGGAGCGGCATCAGCTTCGGCGTGCAGTCCATCATCATCCCGCCGGAGAAGATGGAACTCACGAGGCAGGCCATGGAAGAGGATGAGGAGCTCAAGTCCGAGTACAACATGAGCATCCTCACCCAGGACGAATATCTTTTCCAGAAGGAAAGCCTCTGGTCGGAGAAATCAAGGTCCATAGCCGACAGCATCGTGGACCACATGGATCGGGTCAACCCCATCCGCATGATGAGCGACAGCGGCGCCAGGGGAAGCCGGAGCCAGATGGGCCAGATGGCCGGCATCCGGGGCCTCATGTCCGACCCGTCGGGACGGATCATCGACTATCCCATCACGGCGAACTTCCGCGAGGGGATGAACATGTTTGAGTACTTTATTGTAGCTGCTACTACCAGGAGGGTAATTGCCGATACCGCCCTCCGGACGGCCAAGTCGGGATACCTCACCAGGCGGCTCGTGGACGTGGCCCAGGATCTCATCATCACGGACCATGACTGCGGCACGGACCACGGCATCTGCATCGAGCCCCTGAAGCAGGACGGGAAGGTCATGATCCCCCTTTCGGAGAGGATCTACGGCCGCACCGCCCTGGACGACATCGCCGACCCCGCGACCGGCACCGTGATAGCGTCGAAGGGTGAATGCATCTCCGTCGAGACGGCGGAAAAGATAGAAAAGGCGGGAATCGAATCCGTGTGGGTCCGGAGCCCCCTGACCTGCGGCCTCCGGCACGGCGTGTGCCAGGTGTGCTACGGCATGGACCTGGCCACCAGGAAGGAAGTCCCCATGGGCGAGGCGGTGGGCGTCGTTGCCGCCCAGTCCATCGGCGAGCCGGGAACCCAGCTCACCATGCGGACCTTCCATACGGGCGGTGTCCGTCTTACCGGTGAGGACATCACCCAGGGTCTTCCCCGGATCGAGCAGCTCTTTGAAGTCCGCCGTCCAAAGAAAGTGGCCTACCTCGCCGGCGTGGACGGCAGGGTTTCCGAAGTCCGGGTCATGGAAGGCAAGCGGAAGGTCATCATCACCTCCGGAAACGGCGAGAGCGAGGAAAAGACTACCTACAACATCCCCATCAGCCAGAACCTTCTGATCAAGGAAGGGGATGAGGTCAGGAAGAGCGACAAGATCACCGAGGGCAACGTGGACCCCCAGCAGATGCTCGAGGTGGAGGGGATCGAGGCCGTTCAGCGGGCCCTCGTGGACGAGATCCAGGAAGTCTACCGATCCCAGGGCGTGTCCATCAACAACAAGCACATCGAGGTCATCCTGCGGAAAGTGGCGCCGGTGAACCGGGTCAAGATCACCGAGGAGGGAGACACCTCCTTCGTGGCCGGCGACCTCGTGTGGACCGACGACATCGACGCCGAGATGGCCCAGATAGTAAAGGAAAACGAGGACAACATCACCGAAGCGGTCCGGATCTTCTCGGGCCGGATCCTCCGGGACGTGGCTTCCCAGAAGCTCAACGAAGCGGTGACCAGGTATATCGGTGTCCCCCTGGACGAGGAAGCCATCCGGACCATACTCAGGCCCGGCATGATGATCTCCTCCGTGGTGGTGGACGACGAGGAAGGCGTTCCCGTCACCCTCATCGTGGGCGAGGCCGCTTTCAGGAAGCAGATGGAGGGCATGGACCTCATCACTCCCTTCACCTCCTCCGACGGCAAGGAAATTTCCGCCGGGACCCACCTGACCCTCGGGCAGCTCGGCATCATCACCGCCGACGACCCGACGCCCCTGCTCGTCCGTGACGGCGAGATTCTTGAAAAGCTCGCCGACGGCGTTTATCTCGCTGAAAACATCATCGTGGACGACGAACTCATCGCGAAGGCCGACAGGGTCTTCACGGCGAAGGACGCCGCCCGGTGCAGGGAGCTCAATGTCCCGTCCATCGTCCTGTGGCATACGGTGGAGCGGGTCAACATACCCGACAAGCTCGAGGAGAGCCTCAAGGACAAGTGGGGCAAGCCCCTGACCCAGGCCATCGACCGGGACGGGGATGCCATTGCGGACATTCCGCAGCTGGTGGATGCTTCCATCATTAAAGGAATTCTCGACGGTTCCGTTTCCGCCATAGAGATAGACGGCTCCATTTTCTCGAGAGACCGTTTTCTCAGGGATCTCCTGTCGGCCAAGATCTACGGCAAGGTATTGCTCGAATCAGTGACCGACAGGAAAGGACATGTCCTGGCTGAAGCCGGCACCGAAGTGAACCAGGCCGTGATCGACGCCCTCGCCGACTGTCCGGATCTCCTGGAAGTGGTGGTCCGTCCCATTGGCGCTCCCCGGAAGGACGAAAAGAAGATCATCCAGCGGGTGACCTTCGTCCGGAAACTCCGGGAGGGGCCGAAGGTGAAGCCCTTTGTTCACGGCATCACCAAGGCGGCCCTCGCCACGGACAGCTTCCTCAGCGCGGCGTCCTTCCAGCAGACGGCCCAGGTCCTGGCCGGGGCGGCGGTCAAGGGGGAAATCGATCCCCTCGAGGGCCTGAAGGAGAACGTGATCATCGGTCACCTCATCCCCGCCGGAACGGGAGTTGAAAGATTCCGGGCCATCAGGGTCGGCCAGGCCAGGGCGCTGGCCGAAAAAGCCGCCGGAGCGGGAGTGGAGTTTTTCCAAAACATCAAGATGATTCAGATGACTCCAATACTAAGAAGACCTGAAGAGAAAAAAAATCCAGAGAACTCCCCAATTTCTTTTACCGAGGAATATTATCAAGATATGCCCAAAGCAAGTTTTGAAAACAAAAAAGCAGGCTATCCAGTTTCTGGAAGCGATGTTAACCCTTATCAACATTTTTCTGATGAGGAGAAATACGATGAGATAGTTCCCATGCCTTATGGCAGTCAACATAAGGAAATAGAAGTGACTTTAGGAGAAAAGCATAATATTGCCGATGAAGAAGCTCATTTTTATTATGCCGCAGAATCGAAAAGGCCGGCACCAGAGACTGGATTGCAAGAGAAAATGGATGAAAATAAGGATGACAGCAACAGCTTTCAAGAGCATGCCCAGCATGATCGCCCGGCATTCAGACCTGGTGGAGAAGATTCTGATGAAAGGGTCCAGTTGGTTTCCACGCCTCCAGACCATGTTTTCTCTGAAGGAAACGGAGACGAAACTGCTCGGGACGATGAAACAAGAAAGAAAGCGAATGTGAAAATTCTGAAACGTGTCACTCTCATAATCCTGTTTTTTGTAGTCATGTTGCTTGGCTGGCTTATGCTCCATGGAAATGTGCGGACTCAAGGAGATCGATCAAGGAAGGGGCAAGGTGAAACACCATTTTTCTTCTCTCAAAAATCAGAAGTGTATGCTGCTGATCTGGAAATCATAGGATATTTGAGTATGGGTCGAAAAAACGGAAACCGCTCGTTTTTTATAAAACAGAGCTAG
- a CDS encoding cob(I)yrinic acid a,c-diamide adenosyltransferase, with protein MGDVWITTKGGDKGETSIGNGERIPKDHPRVETYGTLDECQAHIGMARSLCEYPEICERLCMLEQELGKLMGYIALFPGLSCPDILMLEEITEKVAEVTGKNFRFVRPGDSTPGASLHVARTVARRAERTAVGLFRTGELAEDAYRYVNRLSDVIYALSLWYDHLEREKKGKPTTCP; from the coding sequence ATGGGAGATGTCTGGATCACCACAAAAGGCGGAGACAAGGGAGAAACGTCCATAGGGAACGGCGAACGAATACCGAAGGACCATCCGAGAGTCGAAACCTACGGCACTCTCGATGAATGTCAGGCACACATAGGAATGGCCCGGTCGCTGTGCGAGTACCCCGAGATCTGCGAAAGGCTGTGCATGCTCGAACAGGAACTGGGAAAGCTCATGGGCTACATAGCCCTCTTTCCCGGACTGTCCTGCCCCGATATCCTCATGCTGGAGGAAATTACCGAAAAAGTGGCGGAAGTGACGGGAAAGAATTTCCGCTTTGTCCGCCCGGGCGATTCAACGCCCGGGGCTTCACTGCACGTGGCCCGGACCGTGGCGCGACGGGCCGAGCGCACGGCGGTGGGGCTTTTCCGGACGGGAGAACTCGCCGAAGACGCCTACAGGTACGTCAATAGGCTCTCGGACGTCATCTACGCGCTCTCCCTCTGGTATGACCACCTTGAACGGGAGAAAAAGGGCAAACCTACAACCTGTCCATAA
- a CDS encoding GntR family transcriptional regulator, whose protein sequence is MEKNPLSPAFNQGLRQIVYEKLREAIVNGAIRPGSKLSEIELAEQMAVSRTPVREAIRQLAQTGLVTLTPRRGAFVTLPSMKDAADLYELRTELEILAVENMCAQPPKDELQKYRKIFEDMTDATPAETYVSEDRAFHLMIYQACTNHFLALMLNNISDLINLCRPFSVERSPITQFTWGHLAIIDAVLSGDRLKAREETRAHITTSKDSLLEFLKNHRAELSREYHYGE, encoded by the coding sequence GTGGAAAAGAATCCATTGTCGCCGGCATTTAACCAGGGACTGCGACAGATAGTGTATGAAAAACTGAGGGAGGCCATCGTCAACGGCGCGATCCGGCCGGGGTCGAAGCTTTCGGAGATCGAACTGGCCGAACAGATGGCCGTATCCAGGACTCCGGTGCGGGAGGCGATCCGCCAGCTGGCGCAGACTGGGCTTGTGACCCTGACGCCCAGGCGGGGAGCTTTTGTTACCCTGCCGAGCATGAAGGATGCGGCGGACCTGTACGAGCTGAGAACGGAACTGGAAATTCTCGCTGTTGAAAATATGTGTGCCCAGCCTCCGAAGGACGAACTTCAGAAATACCGGAAGATCTTCGAGGACATGACAGACGCGACACCGGCCGAAACATACGTCAGTGAAGACAGGGCCTTTCATCTCATGATTTACCAGGCCTGCACAAATCATTTCCTTGCACTGATGCTGAACAATATCTCCGACCTGATCAACCTCTGCAGACCCTTCTCCGTCGAACGGTCCCCCATCACCCAGTTCACCTGGGGGCATCTTGCAATCATCGATGCCGTTCTTTCCGGGGACAGGCTGAAAGCGAGAGAGGAAACAAGGGCCCACATAACAACAAGCAAGGACAGTCTTCTGGAATTCCTGAAGAACCACAGGGCTGAACTTTCCAGGGAATACCACTACGGAGAATGA